The Falco peregrinus isolate bFalPer1 chromosome 9, bFalPer1.pri, whole genome shotgun sequence genome includes a window with the following:
- the OLFML1 gene encoding olfactomedin-like protein 1, producing the protein MVVLQLQFLLVPFLTSIMGAAQYIMQDAALMNYIDRRFLSLEKRLEKCNQDILEYVEEFRDFSKMALSRLAGLNNYKAEIKSEVENLLRRIERAQRDIDYFGSVTDSNTCVEVHEDLVKQQLFEEAEEKKKLKLMLNASCDHMLAGIKSLKIVKKTGDKHGSWMKDPGKKHTKIYLLNGSVNNVIFEFANIMTFMESNHTLKARKVTLPFPWEGTGHIIYQGFLFYHRYGSLNEIIKFNIQKRNIIDKMLLPGAGRIPAYQLSPSTKIDLAIDEQGLWAIHAEPETGGNIVITKINHITMAVEHTWDTSCNSKDAEAAFMACNTLYVVYNYPSGGTSRIQCVYDVLGAVNTHEIPVLHFPKRQGSHSTIHYNPKEKQLLAWGDGSQIIYKLHTKQKV; encoded by the exons ATGGTAGTCTTGCAACTTCAATTTTTATTAGTTCCATTCCTCACAAGCATCATGGGAGCAGCACAATATATAATGCAAGATGCAGCACTGATGAACTACATTGACCGGCGTTTCCTATCTTTAGAG AAGAGGCTGGAAAAATGCAACCAAGACATACTGGAATACGTGGAAGAATTCCGAGACTTTTCAAAGATGGCACTGTCACGCCTGGCAGGACTGAACAATTATAAGGCTGAGATTAAAAGTGAAGTAGAGAATTTGCTAAGAAGAATTGAACGAGCACAAAGGGACATTGACTATTTTGGATCTGTCACAGATTCTAATACATGTGTAGAAGTACATGAAGACCTGGTGAAACAGCAGCTAtttgaagaagcagaagaaaaaaagaaacttaaacTCATGCTTAATGCAA GTTGTGACCACATGCTTGCAGGTATTAAGTCCCTAAAGATAGTTAAGAAGACTGGAGATAAGCATGGCTCTTGGATGAAAGATCCTGGCAAAAAGCAtacaaagatttatttattaaatggttctgtaaataatgttatttttgaaTTTGCAAATATCATGACATTCATGGAAAGCAATCACACACTAAAAGCTCGCAAAGTCACCTTGCCATTTCCCTGGGAAGGAACTGGCCACATCATATATCAGGGTTTCCTGTTCTATCACAGATATGGCTCCTTAAATGAGATAATTAAATTCaatattcagaaaagaaatataattgacaaaatgctgctgccaggggctggaAGGATTCCTGCCTATCAGCTTTCTCCATCTACAAAAATAGATCTTGCCATTGATGAGCAAGGGCTCTGGGCAATCCATGCAGAACCAGAGACTGGAGGAAACATCGTAATTACTAAAATCAACCACATAACCATGGCAGTAGAGCACACTTGGGACACATCATGCAACAGCAAGGATGCTGAAGCAGCTTTCATGGCATGCAACACACTCTATGTTGTCTACAACTATCCTAGTGGAGGCACTTCTCGCATTCAATGTGTTTATGATGTTTTGGGTGCTGTAAATACTCATGAAATCCCAGTATTGCATTTTCCAAAACGTCAGGGTAGCCATTCCACTATACATTACAATCCTAAAGAAAAGCAACTCCTTGCTTGGGGTGATGGATCCCAGATCATTTACAAGCTACACACAAAGCAGAAAGTTTAG